In the genome of Mixta calida, the window TTTGCTGTAGTCGAATCCAAGCCCTTTGATAGTAAAAGGCGGAAACGGACAGTTGTCCTCAGTTGGGCTATACAGGCTTTCAGAGGCGTTATTATCCTTAACCTTCGCAATCGCGCCTGAACCTGAGCCAAAGAACTGGAAATGCCTTATTTCGTTATACCAGCCGTTGGTTGTTACGCTGGTCACATTAATCAGCGTCTTCTGTTCCCCCTGGGATGGAAAATCATTGGTGTCTTTAGTACGACCATATTTTAGTACCGGCCGCGTCACCTTCTCACCGGCGTCATTCTCTACGGTTTGGGTCGATGCAGTTGCCAACCATAATGCCAGCGCTTTGATATTGTTAAACGAAGCCACCAGCCCGTTTACAACCTGTGCGCCTTTATCACCCGCTTTCGCCGTATATTTCACGGTCTGACCAGCAACAATAAAGCTAAAAACCGTACCGGTAGGATACACGTCATTAGTGGTTAGCGTCGGGTCAGGCGTAATGGTGACAAAAGCGGGATCGGGACTCGTATAGACAGGGGCTATATCTTCCGGCACCAGTACGCAGCCATAGGCATCGATAATGCAGCCAGGATCCTCTGGTTTGGCCACCAGTAAAATACGCGCCTCTCCGGTATCAGCGGAACCAATACGCCGGGACGTTTCAAACCCGCTGCCAATATTGACCTTGCCGACGGGCATTTTGATGGTTCTTCCTGTTGACAGACCATACTGCCAGGCTTTAATCAAATTTTTACGGCAATCGGTTTTCCCATCGGCGACCACACCGAACCAGGAGGCCTGGATATCGCCGGTAAACTGACGTTTCATCCGCTTATTGTTTGCTGCGATTATCGTTAAGGCTTCGTCTTCAGCCGTCTCTGTATCATCAGGATCGTATTTAAAGAAGCCGTCATTAAAAAAGACCATGGCGCCACGCTGTGGATCCATATTTTTAATTTGTTGAATGTTTTCAGCGGTACTGTAACCCGTATCAGGAAGCGCCTGTACTGCGGTTTGCGTTGTTTGGGTTGTCATTGAGGTTTCCTTATTGCAGAGAAAATAGTGGAATAAATAAATCTGTTTTCTGAACGATGGATTAAATAACGGTAAAACGTCATAGATTGATTCAGGCATTTCCCCCGATAATGCTGTTCAAGTCTGGTTATTACTGTCTGGCGGGTTCGACTCGGTTTTTGCGGATGAGATAATTCTGCTCAGCGATGTCAGTAAAGATGAGCTGACCGGTTATTCAGATAAAAGCTGCCGACTGCGCATGTCCCAGCCGGTTGCGTTGCCGCACAAAATAATGCACGCGTGCCGCCGCTGCGTTTGCGAGAAACGCACGATGAGTTATCGAAAGCAGTAAAAGCGCGACGGCTGAGGTGTAAAAAAGGCCGCCCGGAGGCGACCCTTGGTAAGGATTATAGAGGAGCCGCCGTCAGAGGCTTTCCCTGCCTGCGGATTCGGAGGCCGGTGCTGTCCATCTTGTCGACGGCGGCTGGAAATACTATACCCCCATAAAATGCCGAAAACGAAAAATACAGAGTATGCCTGGATGACGTTGCACCTTATTCAATGCTGCGCTGGCCCTGGTTCACCGTCGCGTTATCGATGATGCGAATTGCCGTACCGTCCTGCTGCTTGATGATATTCAACGGCACGCCGTCTGATTTACGCGTCACCAGTACGTTAATGTCTTTTTCATCATCACAGTGACAGTCACCCTGCGACGAGAGCGCAACTGCGGCTTGCTGTGTTGATAACAGTCCCGCGTTGGCGGCGGGCCGGGATGGTAAAGAGCGATGCCGCAGATGCGGCGGCCAGCAGCGCTGGCGTTGTTCTTTGCTAAGCATTGCAGTCAGGTTTTCCTGGCTACCTCTGTCGGCAGCGCCTCTACTCGAGGAGATGCACATGGCGTCCCTTGAAGCTATCGCGCCGATTAACCTGCGTTCATGTTTAAAATCTCTGGCTGACGCTTTCCTGTCTGCCCACTGCACGCTATAATTAAAGAACACTTAAATTATCTATCTAAAGGAAACTTAAGTCAAGCAGATTTAAGATATCTTAACTATGACAATGAAAACGATTGGCGATCGCCTGCGCGCGAGACGCAAAGAGTTAAGGTTAACGCAAAAGGATTTAGCGTCGCGGGTGGGTGTTTCTCATGTCGCCATCTCGCAGTGGGAAAAGACGAGACCGCGCCCAGAGGCGATAACCTGCTTCGTCTGTCGGAAGCGCTGGGCTGCGCGCCCGCTTATCTCCATACGGGTGATGGCGCAGCGACGAATGTCGCCCCCGGTTCGATAGATTTTCGCGCCGTGCCTGTTATTAGCTATGTGCAGGCCGGTTACTGGACGGCTGAGTGCACAATCCGTTCTATAGAGGGAGATATAGAGTTTCTGCATACAAATATGGAACTATCAGACTCAGCTTTTACCTTGATTATCAAGGGAAACTCAATGGAACCGGATTTTCGTGAAGGCGATGCGGTGGTGATCGACCCTGAGGTGATCCCGCTTCCCGGCGACTTTGTGGTAGCGAAGAACGGTGAAGAAGAAGCGCTGTTTAAAAAGTATCGACCGCGCGGCGTTATCGCGGGCCAGGAGGTATTTGAGCTGGTTCCGCTTAATGAAGATTACCCCACTCTGCGTTCGGATCAGGTACCAATACGTATCATCGGCACCATGATTGAGCATCGCAGATACCGAAAAAGACGCTCCTGATAGCATATTCAACCCGCCAACGTGCGGGTTTTTATCCCGTTTCTTATACTCACCCACCTTACTACCTAACATTTAAGCAAATCTGTAATATTTAAGTTATCTTAACATATCATCTTGACTATATATTTAAGTTATCTTAAATTAAATATAGCGACAGGATCTGTGTACCTCAAACAGCGTTGCCCTCACTACGTCAGGCGCGACCAGTGCGCAGAGTAAAAGACAAAAACAACGTCTTTAACCCGGACAGTTTCAGGAGATGTCTATGACCACTATTATTTACGGTCAGTCAATCGCAGTAAATGCCAGGGCACGTCGTCATGCTCGTCGCCGTGCCGCCGCACTGGAACGCGATTCTCTGGAAAAGATCGTGGATGCGGACGTTAGCGTGCGACCAGTCGTTGATGCACCGACAACATCGCATCATCTGAGCCGTATTGATAAGGCAGTTAACTCCCCTTCACTGCGCGAACGCAATAAAAGCGGGACAGTTTGCCTGCCAGCCGTAGCGCTTTATGCGGGAGGGAGGCGCAAGCACTACAAAAGAAAGGAATAAGAGCGGCAAAGGAGGTTTGCCAGGTCAGCGGGTCAGGCAGACCTGCTTTTAGCGGTAAATGTCAGGCGCGCTTTATCACAGGACGCGCCTTTCATGATTAGCCA includes:
- a CDS encoding S24 family peptidase; translation: MGKDETAPRGDNLLRLSEALGCAPAYLHTGDGAATNVAPGSIDFRAVPVISYVQAGYWTAECTIRSIEGDIEFLHTNMELSDSAFTLIIKGNSMEPDFREGDAVVIDPEVIPLPGDFVVAKNGEEEALFKKYRPRGVIAGQEVFELVPLNEDYPTLRSDQVPIRIIGTMIEHRRYRKRRS
- a CDS encoding transcriptional antitermination N peptide; this encodes MTTIIYGQSIAVNARARRHARRRAAALERDSLEKIVDADVSVRPVVDAPTTSHHLSRIDKAVNSPSLRERNKSGTVCLPAVALYAGGRRKHYKRKE